From Brassica oleracea var. oleracea cultivar TO1000 chromosome C3, BOL, whole genome shotgun sequence, a single genomic window includes:
- the LOC106331761 gene encoding serine carboxypeptidase-like 42 yields MVWYGALAVTMVVVVVIVQWLGCNFAEGYPEEELVVRLPGQPKVLFRQYAGYVEVDSKTGRSLFYYFVEAATQPETKPLTLWLNGGPGCSSVGGGAFTELGPFYPTGDGRGLRINSMSWNKASNLLFVESPAGVGWSYSNTSSDYNTGDETTAKDMLVFLMRWFSKFPELKARDFFLTGESYAGHYIPQLADAILSYNRQSSGFKINVKGIAIGNPLLKLNTDTSAVYEYLWSHGIISDELRLEIIRQCDYNNIPNVSNACIKATTEAGVVSQFIDVYDVLRDLCYPSIVQQELRLKKMATHMSIGVDVCMTYERKFYFNLPEVQHALHANRTRLPYEWSMCSTLVNYHGIDSNITMLPLLKRIIQNKTPVWIFSGDQDSIVPFLGTRTNIRELAHDLNFSTTLPYGHWFHKDQVGGWVTEYGKLLTFATVRGAAHMVPYAQPARALHMFSFFVRGRRLPNNTHYPHDE; encoded by the exons ATGGTGTGGTACGGTGCCTTGGCGGTGACAATGGTGGTGGTCGTGGTTATAGTGCAGTGGTTGGGTTGCAACTTTGCAGAAGGGTATCCGGAAGAAGAACTTGTGGTGAGGCTTCCTGGTCAACCAAAAGTCTTATTTAGACAGTATGCAGGTTATGTCGAGGTTGACTCCAAAACAGGCCGTAGCCTCTTCTACTACTTTGTTGAAGCAGCCACACAACCTGAGACCAAACCCTTAACCCTTTGGCTTAATGGAG GTCCAGGTTGTTCATCAGTTGGTGGAGGAGCTTTCACTGAGTTGGGTCCATTTTACCCTACAGGAGATGGCCGTGGCCTCCGCATTAACTCCATGTCTTGGAACAAAG CCTCGAACCTGCTTTTTGTGGAGTCTCCGGCAGGAGTTGGTTGGTCGTACTCCAACACAAGCTCTGATTACAACACCGGGGACGAAACTACTG CAAAAGATATGCTTGTGTTCTTGATGAGATGGTTCAGCAAGTTCCCAGAATTGAAAGCTCGTGACTTCTTTCTCACTGGGGAAAGCTACGCAG GACATTACATACCTCAACTGGCTGATGCTATACTCAGCTATAATAGACAGTCAAGTGGGTTCAAGATCAATGTCAAAGGAATTGCA ATTGGGAATCCACTTCTAAAGCTGAACACAGACACTTCGGCTGTTTACGAGTACTTATGGTCGCATGGCATTATTTCGGATGAACTTAGACTAGAAATAATCAGGCAGTGTGATTATAACAATATACCAAACGTAAGCAACGCGTGCATCAAGGCAACCACTGAAGCCGGCGTCGTTTCTCAGTTTATCGACGTCTATGATGTTCTCCGAGACCTATGCTACCCATCCATTGTCCAGCAAGAGCTGAGGCTCAAGAAAATG GCTACACACATGAGCATAGGGGTGGATGTTTGTATGACCTACGAAAGAAAGTTCTATTTCAATCTCCCAGAGGTCCAACACGCTCTTCACGCCAACCGCACTCGTCTGCCTTACGAATGGTCTATGTGCAGCAC CCTGGTAAATTACCATGGCATCGACTCAAACATCACCATGCTTCCGCTTCTTAAGAGAATTATACAGAACAAAACTCCTGTTTGGATTTTCAG TGGCGATCAAGATTCTATAGTTCCATTTCTTGGTACTAGAACCAATATACGAGAACTTGCTCATGATCTTAACTTCAGCACCACACTTCCCTATGGACATTGGTTCCACAAAGACCAG GTTGGCGGCTGGGTCACTGAGTATGGAAAGCTATTGACGTTTGCAACAGTGAGAGGAGCGGCTCATATGGTGCCCTATGCGCAGCCCGCACGAGCTCTCCATATGTTCAGTTTCTTTGTGCGTGGACGAAGATTGCCCAACAACACACATTACCCTCATGATGAATGA
- the LOC106335028 gene encoding helicase and polymerase-containing protein TEBICHI-like, translating into MDSDSSRSRIDQFYVSKKRKHPSPNLKSGRNEKHVKVTGERSPGDKGALDSYLKASSLDDNSVLQARQQAFTKKLDLEPVSAGTSKEGLNQQSGSQVFDKEGVATVENHATDGLLCANQKDNSDLRDFATGFLSLYCSEVRSVVGPPPHQNANELKRPSSSSLLAQDMQYPHKMRCDSQNIPSLDELAHPLGSKPESISDKRDKSVSDPMQKIPSKQSVEISMGLRKCTKAPESLTHQTECHTPESAVKSRPVGTPKSGNSMFSPGDSFWNEAILVADGLSMPTENSGSVESKDGGQDGTILSFSQKADNCSDNLKKRFGLDETRAKDRDSIGYSKVGEKHGRDFNKEVSPLPVKNLDLLFQDKKTNGGSLDQNNIALGSSTISESVLIDNKGLETLDIANNAQANKSLIGRKYPEPEGKKDIVCEDNHSVRSASMISNMRKPADSSESKESYTPSSSHHNKDGLSLSTWLPLEVCSVYNKKGISKLYPWQVECLQVDGVLEKRNLVYCASTSAGKSFVAEVLMLRRVITTGKMALLVLPYVSICAEKAEHLELLLEPLGKQVRSYFGNQGGGTLPKGTAVAVCTIEKANSLINRLLEEGRLSELGIIVIDELHMVGDQHRGYLLELMLTKLRYAAGEGSSESSSGESSGNSSGKTDPTHGLQIVGMSATMPNVGAVADWLQAALYQTEFRPVPLEEYIKVGNTIYNKKMEVVRTIPKAADMGGKDPDHIIELCNEVVQEGNSVLIFCSSRKGCESTARHISKLIKKVPIDVDGEHSEFMDIQSAIDALRRSPSGVDPVLEETLPSGVAYHHAGLTVEEREIVETCYRKGLVRVLTATSTLAAGVNLPARRVIFRQPMIGRDFLDGTRYKQMAGRAGRTGIDTKGESVLICKPGELKRIMALLNESCPPLESCLSEDKNGMTHAILEVVAGGIVQTAKDIHRYVRCTLLNSTKPFQDVVKSAQDSLRWLCHRKFLEWNEETKLYTTTPLGRGAFGSSLCPEESLIVLDDLLRARDGLVMASDLHLVYLITPINVGVEPNWELYYERFMELSPLEQSVGNRVGVVEPFLMRMAHGATVRTLKKPEDVNKKLRGEYKNRHGSTSSKMLSDEEMLRVCKRFFVALILSKLVQEASVSEVCEAYKVARGMVQALQENAGRFSSMVSVFCERLGWHGLEGLVAKLQNRVSFGVRAEIVELTSIPYIKGSRARALYKAGLRTCQAIAEASIPEIVKALFETSAWAEEGTGQRRIHLGLAKKIKNGARKIVLEKAEEARAAAFSAFKSLGLDVHDLSNPLPLAPARSPNRQVTIERDISGGSVGPSGQQHIPGQSSMEGHMDRGNFDMDNHREKPRDVAGTALGVSSEVNLADTLPEIQPIGTTVGTDGPNAVSILSSDDREIKNEENAEQQLTRSAQIPLSNKDNAGEKGPLTAGNISGGFDSFLNLWESAEEFFFDIHYSKLQNLNSRISYEIHGIAICWNGSPVYYVNLNKDLPNLECEEKEKLFKDAVVDNKEVLGTQNMLDVIKARWNRINKIMGNENTRKFTWNLKNQIQVLKSPAISIQRCARLNLAEAVRDHELVDGSWLVMLPLRISHTIDMSIVSWILWPDEERHSNPNIDKEVKKRLSPEAAEAANRNGRWRNQIRRVAHNGCCRRVAQTRALCSALWKILVSEELIEALTTTEMPLVNVLADMELWGIGVDIEGCLKARNVLRDKLRSLEKKAFELAGMTFSLHSPADISDVLFRQLKLPIPENHNKGKLHPSTDKHCLDLLRNEHPVVPIIKEHRTLAKLLNSTLGSICSLAKLRLSTQRYTLHGHWLQTSTATGRLSIEEPNLQSVEHEVEFILDKSGKEDRYKINARDFFVPTQENWLLLTADYSQIELRLMAHFSRDSSLIAQLSQPEGDVFTMIAAKWTGKTEDSVGPHDRDQTKRLIYGILYGMGANRLAEQLECSSDEAKEKIRSFKSSFPAVTSWLNETVSFCQEKGYIQTLKGRRRFLSKIKFGNAKEKSKAQRQAVNSVCQGSAADIIKIAMINIYSAISEDVNTSASSSSTEARFHMLKGRCRILLQVHDELVLEVDPSYGKEAAMLLQSSMENAVSLLVPLHVKLKIGKAWGSLEPLQAD; encoded by the exons ATGGATTCAGATTCCTCTAGGTCGCGGATTGACCAG TTTTATGTTTCGAAGAAGAGGAAACACCCGTCACCAAATTTGAAGTCTGGGAGGAACGAGAAACATGTGAAGGTGACTGGAGAAAGGTCTCCTGGAGACAAAGGCGCTTTGGACAGTTACTTGAAAGCATCTTCCCTGGATGACAACAGTGTGTTGCAGGCAAGGCAGCAAGCGTTTACGAAAAAACTGGATTTGGAGCCTGTGAGCGCTGGAACTTCTAAAGAAGGTTTGAACCAACAGAGCGGATCTCAAGTCTTTGATAAAGAAGGTGTTGCTACGGTTGAGAATCATGCAACAGATGGTTTGCTTTGTGCCAACCAGAAAGATAATTCAGATCTAAGAGACTTTGCCACTGGTTTCTTGTCCTTGTATTGTAG TGAAGTGCGGTCTGTTGTTGGCCCACCTCCACATCAGAATGCAAACGAACTGAAGCGTCCAAGCAGTTCATCACTACTTGCTCAAGATATGCAATATCCTCACAAGATGCGTTGTGATTCTCAAAATATACCATCACTGGATGAACTTGCACATCCTCTCGGTAGTAAGCCTGAATCAATCAGTGACAAGAGAGATAAATCTGTTTCAGACCCTATGCAGAAG ATTCCAAGCAAACAATCTGTTGAAATCTCAATGGGCTTGAGGAAGTGTACTAAGGCACCTGAATCATTGACTCATCAAACTGAATGCCATACGCCTGAATCAGCCGTTAAATCTCGTCCTGTGGGAACCCCTAAGTCTGGTAACTCAATGTTCTCACCTGGAGATTCTTTCTGGAATGAAGCAATTCTAGTTGCCGATGGTCTGTCAATGCCAACTGAGAACTCTGGTTCCGTAGAATCTAAAGATGGAGGTCAGGATGGAACTATTCTTTCATTCAGCCAAAAAGCTGATAATTGCAGTGACAACTTAAAGAAAAGGTTCGGTTTAGATGAAACCAGAGCCAAGGATAGAGATTCCATTGGTTATTCAAAGGTCGGGGAGAAGCATGGGAGAGATTTTAATAAAGAAGTATCTCCGCTTCCTGTCAAGAATCTGGACCTTTTGTTTCAAGATAAAAAAACAAATGGAGGTTCATTGGATCAAAATAACATTGCTCTAGGAAGCAGTACGATCTCTGAATCTGTTCTTATTGATAATAAAGGACTTGAAACTCTTGATATTGCCAATAATGCTCAGGCAAATAAAAGTTTGATAGGCAGGAAGTATCCAGAACCTGAAGGAAAGAAAGATATAGTGTGCGAGGACAATCATAGTGTACGATCTGCGTCTATGATAAGCAACATGAGGAAACCAGCTGATTCTAGTGAATCTAAAGAAAGCTATACTCCTTCAAGCTCTCATCATAATAAAGATGGTTTAAGTCTGAGCACCTGGCTTCCCTTAGAAGTTTGCAGCGTATACAATAAGAAGGGAATATCTAAACTCTATCCATGGCAG GTTGAGTGCCTTCAAGTAGATGGTGTTTTGGAGAAAAGGAATCTGGTATATTGTGCTTCCACAAG TGCTGGTAAAAGTTTTGTTGCAGAAGTCTTGATGCTGCGCCGGGTCATAACAACAGGAAAAATGGCATTGCTTGTGCTACCTTATGTATCCATTTGCGCTGAGAAG GCGGAACACCTTGAGCTCCTTCTTGAACCACTTGGTAAGCAAGTTCGTAGTTACTTTGGAAATCAGGGTGGTGGAACACTTCCTAAAGGCACTGCTGTGGCTGTCTGCACGATTGAGAAGGCAAACTCTTTGATAAATCGCTTGCTTGAAGAGGGTCGTTTGTCTGAACTGGGGATAATTGTTATAGATGAATTACACATG GTGGGTGACCAACATAGGGGTTATCTGTTGGAACTTATGCTGACTAAACTTCGTTATGCTGCTGGTGAAGGCAGTTCAGAGTCTAGTAGTGGTGAGAGTTCAGGGAATAGCAGTGGCAAGACTGATCCTACTCATGGCCTACAAATTGTGGGTATGAGTGCTACAATGCCGAATGTCGGAGCAGTTGCTGACTGGCTTCAA GCAGCTTTATATCAGACAGAGTTTCGACCAGTTCCGCTAGAGGAGTATATCAAAGTTGGTAACACCATTTATAATAAGAAGATGGAAGTTGTGAGGACTATACCCAAAGCTGCTGATATGGGAGGAAAAGACCCAGACCATATCATTGAGCTTTGTAACGAG GTTGTTCAAGAGGGCAACTCAGTGCTGATATTTTGCTCTAGTCGAAAAGGATGCGAATCAACTGCTAGACATATTTCAAAGCTCATTAAAAAAGTGCCCATAGACGTTGATGGTGAACATAGTGAGTTTATGGATATTCAATCTGCGATTGATGCCCTGCGAAGGTCTCCATCCGGAGTAGATCCTGTACTAGAAGAAACTCTTCCCTCTGGGGTTGCCTACCACCACGCTGGTCTTACG GTAGAAGAACGAGAGATAGTTGAGACCTGTTACCGTAAAGGTCTTGTACGTGTCTTAACAGCTACATCCACACTGGCGGCGGGGGTTAACCTGCCTGCAAGGAGAGTCATTTTTCGGCAACCAATGATTGGCCGTGATTTTCTTGATGGAACAAGGTACAAGCAAATGGCTGGTCGAGCTGGGCGGACTGGCATTGATACAAAAGGAGAAAGT GTGTTGATATGCAAACCAGGAGAACTCAAGAGAATAATGGCACTTCTAAATGAGAGCTGCCCACCTTTGGAGTCTTGTTTATCTGAGGACAAGAATGGAATGACTCATGCAATATTAGAAGTTGTGGCAGGTGGAATTGTTCAGACTGCCAAAGATATACATCGCTATGTTAGGTGTACTCTTCTGAATTCTACAAAGCCTTTTCAAGATGTGGTCAAATCAGCTCAGGATTCCCTTCGGTGGCTGTGCCACAGAAAATTTCTTGAGTGGAATGAAGAGACAAAGTTATACACTACAACACCCCTTGGACGTGGAGCTTTTGGCAGTTCACTCTGCCCAGAGGAGTCACTT ATTGTGCTGGATGATCTTCTAAGAGCACGTGACGGACTAGTTATGGCTTCTGATTTGCATTTGGTCTACTTAATCACACCAATTAATGTTGGTGTTGAACCAAACTGGGAGCTGTATTATGAACGGTTTATGGAACTGTCTCCTTTAGAACAG TCTGTTGGCAATAGAGTTGGAGTGGTCGAACCTTTTCTGATGCGCATGGCACATGGTGCAACAGTGCGCACTCTAAAGAAACCAGAAGATGTGAACAAAAAATTGCGTGGAGAATATAAAAATCGGCATGGTTCAACTAGCAGTAAGATGCTTTCAGATGAAGAGATGCTTCGAGTGTGCAAACGATTTTTTGTTGCTCTCATCTTGTCAAAATTAGTTCAG GAAGCTTCTGTGTCTGAGGTTTGTGAAGCCTATAAAGTGGCTAGAGGTATGGTTCAAGCGCTACAGGAGAACGCTGGAAGGTTTTCTTCCATGGTTTCGGTGTTCTGTGAAAGGCTTGGATGGCATGGTCTTGAAGGCTTAGTTGCCAAACTCCAGAACCGTGTTTCATTTGGTGTCCGAGCTGAAATTGTTGAACTTACTAGCATTCCATATATAAAG GGTTCAAGAGCTAGAGCGTTGTACAAAGCTGGCTTGCGTACATGTCAGGCGATTGCTGAAGCATCCATCCCTGAAATTGTCAAAGCTCTCTTTGAAACTTCAGCGTGGGCTGAAGAAG GTACTGGACAGAGAAGGATACACTTGGGATTAGCCAAGAAAATCAAGAACGGGGCGCGGAAAATTGTTCTTGAGAAAGCAGAAGAGGCGAGGGCTGCTGCATTCTCTGCTTTTAAGTCGCTTGGTTTGGATGTTCATGACCTTTCAAATCCCTTGCCGTTGGCTCCTGCTAGGAGTCCCAATAGACAAGTAACTATTGAGAGAGATATCTCTGGAGGCTCTGTTGGTCCCAGTGGACAACAACATATTCCAGGGCAGTCAAGCATGGAGGGGCACATGGATCGTGGAAACTTTGACATGGATAATCACAGAGAAAAGCCAAGGGACGTAGCAGGTACTGCCTTAGGGGTTTCATCAGAAGTTAACTTGGCCGATACTCTTCCTGAAATCCAACCGATAGGAACTACAGTTGGCACTGATGGACCTAATGCTGTTAGTATTCTTTCTAGTGATGACAGAGAGATCAAAAATGAGGAAAATGCTGAGCAGCAATTGACCAGGAGTGCCCAAATTCCTCTTAGCAATAAGGATAATGCAGGTGAAAAGGGTCCACTAACTGCTGGAAATATTAGTGGCGGATTTGATTCTTTCCTGAATCTCTGGGAATCCGCTGAGGAATTTTTCTTTGATATCCACTATAGTAAGCTACAAAATTTGAATTCTCGCATCTCTTATGAGATACATGGAATTGCGATCTGCTGGAATGGCTCTCCTGTATACTATGTCAATCTTAACAAGGATCTTCCCAATTTGGAATGTGAAGAAAAAGAAAAGCTTTTCAAGGATGCAGTTGTTGACAATAAAGAGGTTTTGGGTACCCAAAACATGCTTGATGTTATTAAAGCTAGGTGGAACAGAATCAATAAAATAATGGGGAATGAAAATACGAGAAAGTTCACTTGGAATTTGAAAAACCAGATTCAAGTTCTCAAGAGTCCTGCCATATCAATCCAAAGATGCGCTCGCCTGAATCTTGCAGAAGCGGTCAGGGACCATGAGTTGGTGGATGGATCTTGGTTGGTGATGCTTCCCCTTCGCATAAGCCACACCATTGACATGAGCATCGTGTCATGGATTCTTTGGCCAGATGAGGAAAGACACTCAAATCCAAACATAGATAAG GAGGTAAAGAAAAGACTGTCCCCAGAGGCAGCTGAAGCTGCAAATCGCAATGGCAGGTGGAGGAATCAGATCCGAAGGGTTGCCCACAATGGCTGCTGCAGACGGGTTGCTCAAACGCGAGCCCTTTGTTCAGCTCTTTGGAAGATCCTTGTTTCAGAGGAACTTATTGAAGCACTGACAACCACTGAAATGCCTCTG GTCAATGTCCTTGCAGACATGGAGCTCTGGGGTATAGGCGTTGATATAGAGGGATGTCTTAAGGCAAGGAATGTACTGCGGGATAAACTGCGGTCCCTTGAGAAGAAAGCATTTGAATTAGCTGGCATGACATTTTCATTGCACAGCCCAGCTGATATTTCAGACGTGCTGTTTCGACAGCTGAAGTTGCCCATACCGGAAAACCACAATAAAGGGAAACTTCATCCAAGTACTGATAAGCATTGCTTGGATCTATTAAG GAATGAGCATCCTGTTGTCCCAATTATCAAAGAGCACCGCACTTTGGCAAAGCTCTTAAATAGTACACTTGGATCAATTTGTTCGCTTGCTAAACTACGCTTAAGCACGCAAAGGTACACTCTGCATGGCCACTGGCTTCAAACATCCACAGCAACTGGAAGGCTTTCCATAGAGGAGCCTAATCTCCAA TCTGTTGAGCACGAAGTAGAGTTTATATTGGATAAAAGTGGAAAGGAAGATCGCTACAAAATCAATGCACGTGATTTCTTTGTTCCTACTCAG GAGAATTGGTTACTCTTGACGGCAGATTATTCACAGATAGAGTTGCGACTTATGGCACATTTTTCTAGAGATTCCTCGTTGATTGCACAGCTTAGTCAGCCAGAAGGTGATGTCTTTACGATGATAGCTGCAAAATGGACTGGAAAGACCGAGGATTCTGTTGGTCCACATGATAGAGATCAGACCAAAAGATTGATATATGGAATTCTTTATGGAATGGGTGCCAACAGGCTTGCTGAACAGCTTGAATGCAGCTCAGATGAAGCCAAGGAGAAAATTAGAAGCTTTAAAAGTTCTTTCCCTGCAGTCACGTCTTGGCTTAACGAAACAGTTTCATTTTGCCAGGAAAAAGG ATACATTCAGACTCTCAAGGGAAGAAGGCGATTCTTGTCGAAAATCAAATTTGGGAATGCCAAAGAGAAATCTAAGGCTCAAAGGCAAGCTGTAAACTCCGTGTGCCAG GGATCTGCTGCTGATATAATCAAGATTGCGATGATAAACATATATTCGGCTATTTCTGAGGATGTTAATACCTCAGCATCTAGTTCTTCAACTGAGGCTAGGTTTCACATGTTGAAGGGACGATGCCGAATTCTTCTACAG GTACATGATGAGCTCGTGCTGGAAGTTGATCCTTCTTACGGAAAAGAAGCTGCAATGTTGCTGCAATCCAGCATGGAAAATGCGGTTTCACTTCTCG TCCCCCTACATGTGAAACTGAAGATTGGGAAAGCATGGGGTTCTTTAGAGCCGCTTCAGGCTGATTAA
- the LOC106335029 gene encoding probable pre-mRNA-splicing factor ATP-dependent RNA helicase, translating to MNKLKHLSLVSNICNELETHVVAVAPKDLAEYIIDLGRNSETADELDKKLKKDDAELPDYFVRSLLTLIHGIYPPQPKSEEKRRFKGLAIKDTKDKVKELEREAQREEDRDDRRDRHRHRGGRSRGDRYRRGRSRGRGGANEPELYQVYKGRVTRVMESGCFVQFDRFRGKEGLVHVSQMGAESLVKKRDMQVYVKVLSVKEGGAKYSLSMKDVDQNTGRDYSDSARRSNPSFRTKDTKSGISGIRILEEERPSRRRPLKKKMSSPERWEAKQIIASGALKATDFPDYYDEDGVGMLYQEEGAEQELEIEMNEEEPAFLQGQTRCSADMSPVKIFRNPQGSLSRAAALQSALTKERRETGDQQQRTILDSIPKDLNRPWEDPMPETGERHLAQELRGVGLSAYDMPEWKKDAFGNTPTFGQRSKLSIQEQRESLPIYKLKTELIQAVHDNQVLVVIGETGSGKTTQVTQYLAEAGYTTKGKIGCTQPRRVAAMSVAKRVAEEFGCRLGEEVGYAIRFEDCTGPDTLIKYMTDGMLLREILIDENLSQYSVIMLDEAHERTINTDVLFGLLKKLLKRRPDLRVIVTSATLDAEKFSGYFFNCKIFTIPGKTFPVEILYNKQPESDYLGLALTTVLQIHLTEPEGDILLFLTGQEEIDSACQSLYERMKNLGKNVPELIILPVYSALPSEMQSRIFDPPPPGTRKVVVATNIAEASLTIDGIYYVVDPGFAKQNVYNPKQGLDSLVITPISQASATQRAGRAGRTGPGKCYRLYTKSAYRNEMPPTSIPEIQRINLGMTTLTMKAMGINDLLSFDFMDPPQPQALISAMEQLYSLGALDEEGLLTKLGRKMAEFPLQPPLSKMLLASVDLGCSDEILTMIAMVQGDNIFYRPREKQAQADQKKAKFFQPEGDHLTLLTVYEAWKAKNFSGPWCFDNFIQPRSLRRAQDVRKQLLSIMDKYKLDVVSAGKNFTKIRKAITAGLFFHVARKDPQEGYRTLVENQPVYIHPGSALFQRQPDGVIYHDLVMTTKEYMREVTVIDPKWLVELAPRFFKVADPTHMSKRKRQERIEPLYARYHEPNSWRLSKRRA from the coding sequence ATGAACAAACTAAAGCACCTATCTCTCGTCTCCAACATCTGCAACGAGTTGGAAACGCATGTAGTTGCTGTAGCGCCAAAGGATTTAGCCGAGTACATCATCGATCTGGGCCGCAACTCCGAGACGGCCGATGAACTCGATAAGAAGCTGAAGAAGGACGACGCAGAGCTTCCTGATTATTTCGTCCGGTCGCTGTTAACTTTAATCCACGGGATCTACCCTCCGCAGCCCAAATCCGAGGAGAAAAGGAGATTCAAGGGCTTAGCGATTAAGGATACTAAGGATAAGGTCAAGGAGCTCGAGAGGGAAGCTCAGAGAGAGGAGGATCGAGATGATAGAAGGGATCGGCATAGACATAGGGGAGGAAGATCACGTGGTGATAGGTATAGGAGGGGGAGATCACGTGGTAGGGGTGGTGCGAACGAGCCTGAGTTGTATCAGGTTTACAAAGGTAGAGTGACTAGGGTGATGGAGTCTGGCTGCTTTGTTCAGTTTGATAGGTTCAGAGGGAAAGAAGGTCTAGTTCATGTTTCTCAGATGGGGGCTGAGAGTTTGGTGAAGAAGCGGGATATGCAAGTGTATGTCAAAGTTTTATCTGTCAAAGAGGGTGGTGCTAAGTATAGTCTTTCCATGAAGGATGTTGATCAGAACACGGGTAGAGACTATTCAGATTCAGCCAGGAGGAGTAATCCATCTTTTAGAACAAAGGATACCAAGTCTGGGATTTCAGGGATCCGGATTCTTGAGGAGGAGCGTCCTTCACGTAGGAGGCCACTGAAGAAGAAGATGAGCTCCCCTGAGAGATGGGAAGCCAAGCAGATCATTGCTTCTGGTGCTCTGAAAGCCACTGACTTTCCTGATTATTATGATGAGGATGGAGTTGGGATGCTTTATCAGGAGGAAGGTGCTGAACAAGAGCTCGAGATTGAGATGAACGAAGAAGAACCTGCTTTCTTACAAGGGCAGACCAGGTGCTCTGCCGACATGTCTCCTGTCAAGATCTTCAGAAATCCACAAGGCTCCTTGAGTCGTGCTGCTGCACTTCAGTCTGCGCTCACCAAGGAGAGGAGAGAAACGGGGGATCAGCAGCAAAGAACAATTCTTGACTCTATCCCCAAGGATCTGAATCGTCCTTGGGAAGATCCTATGCCTGAAACTGGTGAAAGGCATCTTGCACAGGAGCTTAGAGGTGTTGGATTATCTGCTTATGACATGCCTGAGTGGAAGAAGGATGCTTTCGGGAATACTCCAACTTTTGGACAAAGATCAAAGCTTTCTATCCAGGAGCAAAGGGAGAGCCTTCCTATATACAAGCTGAAAACGGAGCTGATACAGGCTGTGCATGATAATCAAGTGTTGGTGGTCATTGGTGAAACTGGTTCAGGCAAGACGACTCAGGTGACTCAGTATCTTGCCGAAGCTGGTTACACTACCAAAGGAAAGATTGGGTGTACGCAGCCTCGTAGGGTCGCAGCAATGTCTGTTGCAAAGAGAGTAGCTGAGGAGTTTGGTTGTCGTTTGGGAGAGGAGGTAGGGTATGCTATTCGGTTTGAGGATTGTACTGGACCAGATACGCTGATCAAGTACATGACTGATGGTATGCTTCTTAGGGAGATTCTGATTGATGAAAACCTCTCTCAGTACTCTGTTATAATGCTTGATGAAGCTCATGAGCGGACAATTAACACTGATGTGTTGTTTGGTCTTCTCAAGAAGCTGTTGAAACGCAGGCCTGACCTTCGTGTGATTGTCACATCCGCCACATTAGATGCAGAGAAATTCTCTGGGTATTTCTTCAACTGCAAAATCTTTACAATTCCTGGAAAAACCTTCCCTGTAGAGATTCTGTATAACAAACAGCCAGAAAGCGATTACTTGGGTTTAGCCCTGACCACAGTTCTTCAGATTCACTTGACTGAGCCAGAGGGTGACATTCTTCTCTTTTTGACGGGACAGGAAGAGATTGATTCTGCATGTCAGTCTCTGTACGAGAGAATGAAAAATCTAGGTAAAAACGTTCCTGAACTCATCATACTACCTGTTTACAGTGCCCTTCCTAGTGAAATGCAGTCTAGAATATTTGATCCTCCTCCTCCTGGTACCCGGAAAGTAGTTGTAGCTACAAATATTGCAGAAGCTTCTTTGACAATAGATGGAATATATTATGTTGTTGATCCTGGGTTTGCAAAGCAGAACGTGTATAATCCAAAGCAAGGACTAGATTCGCTTGTCATAACCCCAATCTCACAGGCATCGGCAACGCAGAGAGCTGGGCGTGCTGGTCGTACTGGTCCTGGGAAATGTTACCGTCTCTACACGAAGAGCGCATACCGTAATGAGATGCCTCCTACATCAATCCCTGAAATCCAGAGGATTAACCTAGGAATGACAACCCTTACCATGAAAGCAATGGGTATCAATGACCTGTTGTCGTTTGACTTCATGGATCCACCCCAACCGCAAGCCTTGATCTCTGCTATGGAACAGCTGTACAGCCTGGGAGCTTTGGATGAGGAAGGTCTGTTGACGAAGCTGGGTAGAAAAATGGCTGAGTTTCCTCTCCAACCACCGCTCTCTAAGATGTTGCTAGCGAGTGTGGATCTTGGGTGCAGCGATGAGATTTTGACGATGATTGCTATGGTCCAGGGGGACAACATATTTTATAGACCAAGAGAGAAGCAAGCTCAAGCAGACCAGAAGAAGGCAAAGTTTTTCCAGCCTGAAGGTGATCACTTGACATTGCTAACTGTATATGAAGCTTGGAAGGCTAAGAACTTCTCAGGGCCATGGTGTTTTGACAACTTCATACAGCCACGATCCTTACGACGTGCTCAAGACGTGAGGAAACAGCTTCTCAGCATTATGGACAAATATAAACTAGACGTGGTAAGCGCGGGGAAGAACTTCACGAAGATAAGGAAAGCAATCACAGCAGGATTATTCTTCCATGTAGCAAGAAAAGATCCGCAGGAAGGTTACAGGACGCTAGTGGAGAATCAACCGGTTTACATACACCCGGGCAGTGCATTGTTCCAAAGACAACCAGATGGGGTGATATATCATGATCTTGTGATGACGACCAAGGAGTACATGAGAGAAGTGACCGTGATTGACCCAAAGTGGCTTGTGGAGCTAGCTCCTAGGTTTTTCAAAGTGGCTGATCCAACCCATATGAGCAAGCGTAAGCGCCAGGAACGCATTGAGCCTCTGTATGCTCGTTATCACGAGCCTAACTCATGGCGTCTCAGCAAAAGACGTGCTTGA